The segment GAATCGCATGCTTGTAAATAACATCTTCAGACCCGGCAATACAGTATCCGCCATTCAGTGTTATATACCCATCGACTTCCAGATCACCTAAATTATCAATGCATTGCAACTGCCGGCCGGTAGCTATAAATACTTTTATTCCTTTTGCCCGCAAATTACGGAGTGCTTCCATTGTCGAAGCCGCTATTGTATGCGTCTTAAAGCTCACCAATGTTCCATCAATATCAAAAAACAAAGCTTTGATCATATAATCTCTTTCCTTAATATATTATAACCGGCACAAAATTACGGCAAATTCTTCTTTCCCCTTATTTTATTCCATTTTTTTGTAGTTTTGAACAGCCCGATGCGTCTAATAGAATAAATAAAACTTCTAAACACGAAAAAGCAATGGATAAATTAGAAATTGAATTTGCGCAAATAATAAAAGAGCAGAAAGACACCATTTACACCGTGTGCTATATGTTCTCTAAAGATGCGGAGGAAGTCAACGACTTATTTCAGGAAATTTTGGTCAATTTATGGAAAGGATTTCCTTCTTTCCGCGGACAAAGCCAAATCAAAACATGGGTGTGGAAAGTAAGCCTCAATACGTGTATTTCATTCGACCGGAAAAAACGCAGTCGCACTCACACCATTCCCCTGAACATAAATATCAATCTCTATACAGACAACGACAAAGACTCCTTACAAATCAAACAGCTGTATGAACGGGTCAACAGACTCGGCTTATTCGACAGGGCCATCGTCTTGCTATGGCTCGAGAATCTG is part of the Parabacteroides sp. AD58 genome and harbors:
- a CDS encoding RNA polymerase sigma factor — its product is MDKLEIEFAQIIKEQKDTIYTVCYMFSKDAEEVNDLFQEILVNLWKGFPSFRGQSQIKTWVWKVSLNTCISFDRKKRSRTHTIPLNININLYTDNDKDSLQIKQLYERVNRLGLFDRAIVLLWLENLSYEEIGAIVGISAKNVSVRLYRIKEELKKMSNQ